GAGGTGTTTGGTGATGAAGAAAAAAATGATGTTAGAGTGGTTTGAACAGGGCAGCATCGCAATTCCTAAATTGCTTATGATGCATTATAAAAAATTAGGTTTAAATGAAATGGAATTTATGGTTGTACTTCATGTGCATACGTTTTTAGATTCGGGTAATTCGTTTCCAACTCCTTCAGAGATTGCAGGACGAATGACAATTACAGAAATGAAATGCATGGAAGTGATTCAAACTTTAATTCAAAAGGGCTTTTTGGCGCTAGAAGGCAGTCGAAAATCAGAAGCGATGGTATGTGAGAGTTATTCTTTACAGCCGCTTTGGGAAAAAATATTACATTTTCTAATGAATGAAACAATAGAGGAAGAACAGAAAGAACAGAAGAAACTTCAAGTGAATTTATATACAATTTTTGAGAATGAATTTGGTAGACCACTATCACCATTTGAATGTGAAACGTTAGGGATGTGGGAGGATCAAGACCAACATCATCCTAATTTAATCCAAGCCGCTCTTCGAGAAGCGGTGATAAGTGGAAAACTGAATTTCCGGTACATTGATCGTATTTTATTTGAATGGAAAAAGAATGGAATTAAAACCGTAGATCAAGCGCAAGATCAGGGGCGGAAATTTAGAGCGAACCAACAACGCCCGCAACAAATAGTAAAGCAAGAAACAAAATATACTGGAAAAGTTCCTTTTTATAATTGGTTGGAGCAGTAATGTAGGAGGAAAGATATGTTGAATAAAACGCAAATTCGCTATTGCTTAGATACAATGGCGGATATGTATCCAGAAGCACATTGTGAGTTAATTCATGATAATCCATTTGAGCTTGTAATTGCGGTGGCATTATCAGCACAATGTACAGATGTACTTGTAAATAAAGTGACCAAAAATTTATTTCAAAAATACAAAACACCAGAGGATTATTTAAATGTTTCTTTAGAGGAGTTACAACAAGATATTCGTTCAATTGGATTGTATCGAAATAAAGCAAAAAACATTCAAAAACTATGCCAGATGCTGCTTGATGATTATGATGGTAAAGTTCCGGAAAATCGTGATGAGCTTACGGAACTACCAGGGGTAGGTAGGAAGACAGCGAACGTTGTTGTTTCGGTGGCATTCGGGATTCCAGCAATCGCTGTGGATACGCATGTAGAACGAGTGAGTAAACGTCTAGCAATTTGTCGTTGGAAAGATTCTGTTTTAGAAGTTGAAAAAACATTGATGAAGAAAGTACCAATGGATGAATGGGGAGTTACTCATCACCGTATGATTTTCTTTGGGCGTTATCATTGTAAAGCGCAGCGTCCACAATGCGAAGAGTGTCGATTACTAGAAGTATGCCGTGAAGGGAAAAAGCGGATGAAGGGGAAATAGAAGATGGAGAGAGTTGTAAAAGTCCCGGAAGAGTTTTGGTGCGCACCATTTTTTAGGGGAAATCCAAATGGGATGATTTATAATACGGAACAATCTTTTGAAGAGACGATACAAAATACTTATTTTTTATTTGACATAGAAAAAGATTATAAGCCATGGAATGAAATGGAGAAAACAATTCCTGTTGTATTAAATGAATGGAAAGGTAAGCAAGAAGACATTGCTACGCTATTTCGGAATAGAAAGAAGGAACAGGCTGAAGCTCCAATGATTCACTTTGCTGCTCACATGCTGTCCATTCTCTATTGGTTAAATGAACAGCCGGTATGTAGTTTGAATGATATAAAAGCGAATACAGATAAATTAGAAATACAGCCAGTAAATTTTATGGAACGGTATTCTTTTATCATAAAAAAACCAGGTCATTATCATTCGTACATTCAATTAGTACAGTTGTATATAGAAATTGAAAAACTGTTTGCGAAAAGAAATGTAATAAAAAAGAAGTCCCCATCTCATTAGGAGAGGGGACTTCTTTTTTATTATGATTCGGTTGTAGCAACATTTCCCTCTGCTTGAGGAGTATCTCCCGGGGCAGGTGGTTCTGGGTGCTTATTCTTTTCTTCTTCAGCTTTTTTTCTAGCCTCTTCATCAGCTTTCTTTTTAGCTTCTTCATCGGCTTTCTTTTTAGCTTCTTCATCGGCTTTCTTTTTAGCTTCTTCATCGGCTTTCTTTTTAGCCTCTTCATCGGCTTTCTTTTTAGCTTCTTCATCGGCTTTTTTCTTAGCTTCTTCATCAGCTTTTTTCTGTGTTTCTTCTTGTTTTAGTTTATCTTCATCGGCTTTTTTCTTAGCTTCTTCATCAGCTTTCTTTTTAGCCTCTTCATCAGCTTTTTTCTTAGCCTCTTCCTCTAGCTTTTTAGCGTCCGGACTGCCGCCAGGAGCGGTAAAGGATGCGCCTGCTGCATCACTTGTTCCAGTTCCTTTCTTCGCCACTACAGAGAAGCTATAAGTGACACCTGGTTTTATGCCACCAAGTGTAGCTGTTGTTCCGTTTACTGATAGACTACCACTAGAACCATCAGTTGCTTTATAGCTTGCTGCATATGCAGCAACATCTGAAGGTCCAGACCAGCTTAATGTAACTGAGTTAGACGCTGCATCGAAAGCGACGTTAACTCCGCTAGGTGGATCTACTTTAATTTGTTTAATCGTATCTTTTTTCGCGCCTTTTACGTACAATTCTTCATTGATTACTTCTACAGAAGATGGACGTTCGAAACGAGATTTATCAGTAGCGAATTTGCTCATCATCACCTGGAACATTTGTTGGGCGATTTTTGTAGAACGGTCACCGATATAATTTTCTGCACTATCTTTTTCGTAACCTGTCCATACAGCCATTGTATATTGTGGCGTATATCCTGCAAACCAACTATCTCTGTTTGCATCTTCTGGAATGCCATATCTCTTTATTACTGCTTTATCAAAGTTTTGTGTTCCTGTTTTACCAGCAACGTCAAAACCAGGAACGTAAGCTGTTGGACCAGTACCGCCAGTACCAGGTTTTACAACATCACGAAGAACATCGGTAATCATGTATGCTGTATAATCGTGCATTGCTCGTTTTTCTTTCGGTTTAAAGTTTTTCTTTTTCCCGTCTGGGAAAATAACTTCTTTTACGAAATGAGGCTTATTATAAATACCGTTATTTCCAAATGTTGCATAAGCTCCAGCGACATCTAATGGAGAGCCTTCATTACTACCAATTGCAGTTGATTCATATACAGCATCCTCTTTAAATGTCATACCTAGACCTTTGGCGAATTCTTTTGATTTATCAAGGCCAACTGCTTGAGCTGTTTTTAAAGCAGGGATATTTAATGATTTTTTTAGTGCGTCACGTAGAG
The DNA window shown above is from Bacillus clarus and carries:
- the dnaD gene encoding DNA replication protein DnaD, with product MKKKMMLEWFEQGSIAIPKLLMMHYKKLGLNEMEFMVVLHVHTFLDSGNSFPTPSEIAGRMTITEMKCMEVIQTLIQKGFLALEGSRKSEAMVCESYSLQPLWEKILHFLMNETIEEEQKEQKKLQVNLYTIFENEFGRPLSPFECETLGMWEDQDQHHPNLIQAALREAVISGKLNFRYIDRILFEWKKNGIKTVDQAQDQGRKFRANQQRPQQIVKQETKYTGKVPFYNWLEQ
- the nth gene encoding endonuclease III, whose amino-acid sequence is MLNKTQIRYCLDTMADMYPEAHCELIHDNPFELVIAVALSAQCTDVLVNKVTKNLFQKYKTPEDYLNVSLEELQQDIRSIGLYRNKAKNIQKLCQMLLDDYDGKVPENRDELTELPGVGRKTANVVVSVAFGIPAIAVDTHVERVSKRLAICRWKDSVLEVEKTLMKKVPMDEWGVTHHRMIFFGRYHCKAQRPQCEECRLLEVCREGKKRMKGK
- a CDS encoding YpoC family protein, with the protein product MERVVKVPEEFWCAPFFRGNPNGMIYNTEQSFEETIQNTYFLFDIEKDYKPWNEMEKTIPVVLNEWKGKQEDIATLFRNRKKEQAEAPMIHFAAHMLSILYWLNEQPVCSLNDIKANTDKLEIQPVNFMERYSFIIKKPGHYHSYIQLVQLYIEIEKLFAKRNVIKKKSPSH
- a CDS encoding PBP1A family penicillin-binding protein; the protein is MSDNYRSRTERNHAKNQTKETNKKEQPKKKGSFFKKFLITCLLLGIVGLVAGVSAFFVMVKDAPKLDKSKLVNPLSTKFLDKNGNFFYEYGAEKRTHVTYDQIPKVVENAFLATEDARFYDHNGIDFKRTGKAVMENITGGFGSQGGSTITQQVIKNYFLTMDKTAKRKVQEWYLAYKLEQQYSKHEILEMYLNKINLGNRSYGIATAAKKYYNKDLQDLKLHEAAMLAGLPQGPNIYDPTKPENVERATKRRNVVLTLMNRHGYITKQQMDEAMQIPVTEGLLPSSDATEMKYQAFLDAVFKEVEKEIPDVNIGSDGLTIQTTLDLDAQDYADKIMDGNLIKYPNDQFQGSFVFMDTKTGEVRALGAGRKENKSTFKGHNMATDLKRQVGSTMKPIFDYGPAIENLQWSTYHQLNDSEYTYSDGTKIKNATNSYKGDVSLRDALKKSLNIPALKTAQAVGLDKSKEFAKGLGMTFKEDAVYESTAIGSNEGSPLDVAGAYATFGNNGIYNKPHFVKEVIFPDGKKKNFKPKEKRAMHDYTAYMITDVLRDVVKPGTGGTGPTAYVPGFDVAGKTGTQNFDKAVIKRYGIPEDANRDSWFAGYTPQYTMAVWTGYEKDSAENYIGDRSTKIAQQMFQVMMSKFATDKSRFERPSSVEVINEELYVKGAKKDTIKQIKVDPPSGVNVAFDAASNSVTLSWSGPSDVAAYAASYKATDGSSGSLSVNGTTATLGGIKPGVTYSFSVVAKKGTGTSDAAGASFTAPGGSPDAKKLEEEAKKKADEEAKKKADEEAKKKADEDKLKQEETQKKADEEAKKKADEEAKKKADEEAKKKADEEAKKKADEEAKKKADEEAKKKADEEARKKAEEEKNKHPEPPAPGDTPQAEGNVATTES